Proteins encoded in a region of the Ancylobacter sp. SL191 genome:
- the bluB gene encoding 5,6-dimethylbenzimidazole synthase, giving the protein MYAQPPHAAQSADGPPAAGTPPAFDAAFRARLGDLFAWRRDVRHFLTRPLPAGRLEALVAQACAAPSVGLCQPWRFVRVGDAARRAAVRASFTRCNAQALAAQAEERAGLYARLKLAGLDDAPEHLAVFIEPDPATGHGLGRATMPETVAYSAVMAIHTLWLAAAAEGIGVGWVSILNPAEVTAALEVPAHWHLVAYLCIGYPAAPADTPELERAGWERRRPPADLMVAR; this is encoded by the coding sequence ATGTACGCGCAACCCCCCCATGCGGCCCAGTCCGCCGATGGCCCGCCCGCAGCGGGCACGCCGCCCGCCTTCGACGCGGCCTTTCGCGCGCGGCTGGGCGATCTGTTCGCCTGGCGGCGGGATGTGCGCCATTTTCTCACCCGCCCCCTGCCGGCGGGCCGGCTGGAGGCGTTGGTCGCGCAGGCCTGCGCGGCCCCTAGTGTCGGCCTCTGCCAGCCCTGGCGCTTCGTGCGGGTGGGTGATGCCGCCCGCCGCGCGGCGGTGCGCGCCTCCTTCACCCGCTGCAACGCGCAGGCGCTGGCGGCGCAGGCAGAGGAACGCGCCGGGCTCTATGCGCGGTTGAAGCTCGCCGGGCTGGATGACGCGCCCGAGCACCTCGCCGTCTTCATCGAGCCCGATCCCGCGACCGGCCATGGCCTCGGCCGCGCCACCATGCCGGAGACCGTCGCCTATTCCGCCGTGATGGCCATCCACACGCTCTGGCTGGCCGCAGCGGCGGAGGGCATCGGCGTCGGCTGGGTGTCGATCCTCAATCCCGCCGAGGTGACGGCGGCGCTGGAGGTGCCGGCGCACTGGCATCTCGTCGCCTATCTGTGCATAGGCTATCCCGCCGCCCCCGCCGACACGCCCGAGCTGGAGCGCGCCGGCTGGGAACGGCGCCGTCCCCCGGCCGATCTCATGGTCGCGCGTTGA
- a CDS encoding retropepsin-like aspartic protease family protein: MNHDRLMWIILIGLAAGVGLMVWASQHGPVAGLDVDSLAYAVGYTAFGLIIAASLLATFSGRLGEALRAAALWLVIFCVLGVGYTYRFELHAVAYRVLAELAPGYAVPLAHDGGPSVEVARARDGDFNVRVEINGTKIPMLVDTGASSVVLTPEDAVAAGLPIEFIRYDIPIDTANGRGRAAAVVLDRVEIAGSIAERDVPALIASPGTLKHSLLGMSFLSRLASFEIRGEKLVMRAKVAQ, encoded by the coding sequence ATGAACCATGACCGCCTGATGTGGATCATCCTCATCGGCCTCGCCGCCGGTGTCGGGCTGATGGTGTGGGCCTCCCAGCACGGCCCGGTGGCCGGGCTCGATGTGGATTCGCTCGCTTATGCCGTGGGTTACACGGCCTTCGGGCTCATCATCGCCGCCAGCCTGCTCGCCACTTTTTCCGGCCGGCTGGGCGAGGCGCTGCGTGCGGCGGCGCTCTGGCTGGTGATTTTCTGCGTGCTCGGCGTCGGCTATACCTACCGTTTCGAGCTGCACGCCGTCGCCTATCGCGTGCTGGCGGAGCTGGCGCCGGGCTATGCCGTGCCGCTCGCCCATGACGGAGGGCCGTCGGTCGAGGTCGCCCGCGCCCGCGACGGCGACTTCAATGTACGCGTGGAGATCAACGGTACAAAAATACCCATGCTCGTTGACACCGGCGCCTCAAGCGTCGTGCTGACGCCGGAGGACGCCGTGGCCGCCGGCCTGCCCATCGAGTTCATCCGCTACGACATCCCCATCGACACCGCCAATGGCCGCGGCCGCGCCGCCGCCGTAGTGCTCGACCGGGTAGAGATCGCCGGCTCCATCGCCGAACGCGACGTCCCCGCCCTCATCGCGAGCCCCGGCACGCTGAAGCACAGCCTGCTCGGCATGAGCTTCCTCTCGCGCCTCGCCAGTTTCGAGATCCGCGGCGAGAAGCTGGTGATGCGCGCTAAGGTCGCGCAATAG
- a CDS encoding DUF1289 domain-containing protein, translating to MPAPVSTPCVSICTLDASRQHCTGCGRTLHEIGAWSTMSETERRAVMARLNREAGQ from the coding sequence ATGCCCGCACCCGTCTCGACACCCTGCGTCTCGATCTGCACGCTCGACGCCAGCCGGCAACATTGTACCGGCTGCGGCCGCACGCTTCATGAGATCGGCGCCTGGAGCACGATGAGCGAGACCGAGCGCCGCGCCGTCATGGCCCGCCTCAACCGGGAGGCGGGGCAATGA
- the cobS gene encoding adenosylcobinamide-GDP ribazoletransferase codes for MSRLKAASEATGEMLRALPAALRFLSRLPVPRLPFEPAQDGPPDLDRLAPAFPLAGALIGLTGALTALTFALIGLPSLVVATLAVMVLVIVAGGLHEDGLADVADGLGGMTVARRLEIMRDSRLGSFGVLALILAVTLRVFTLQALLDIDLFATSAALLAAGAVGRLAPVLMLAALPPARPEGLGHGAGRPSVPARWKAGGLALVIAALTVIPGFGTGALAGGLVLGFLGFSALARLARAQFGGQTGDVAGAAALLVEIAFLLGLLIFARHP; via the coding sequence ATGTCTCGCCTGAAGGCTGCCTCGGAAGCGACCGGGGAAATGCTGCGCGCCCTGCCGGCGGCGCTGCGCTTCCTGTCCCGCCTGCCGGTGCCGCGCCTGCCCTTCGAGCCGGCGCAGGACGGCCCGCCCGACCTCGACCGGCTGGCCCCGGCCTTCCCGCTCGCCGGTGCACTCATCGGCCTGACTGGCGCTCTCACTGCACTGACTTTTGCACTCATCGGCCTGCCCTCACTGGTCGTCGCGACCCTCGCCGTGATGGTGCTCGTCATCGTCGCCGGCGGGCTGCATGAGGACGGGCTGGCCGATGTCGCCGACGGCCTCGGCGGTATGACGGTAGCGCGCCGGCTGGAGATCATGCGCGACAGCCGGCTCGGCAGCTTCGGCGTGCTGGCGCTGATCCTTGCCGTGACGCTGCGCGTCTTCACGCTGCAAGCCCTTCTGGACATTGATCTTTTCGCGACCTCGGCGGCGCTGCTGGCGGCCGGCGCAGTGGGGCGCCTCGCCCCGGTGCTCATGCTCGCCGCCCTGCCCCCGGCCCGGCCGGAAGGTCTCGGCCATGGCGCGGGGCGCCCCTCCGTCCCGGCGCGGTGGAAAGCGGGCGGCCTCGCGCTCGTGATCGCCGCCCTCACGGTTATCCCCGGCTTTGGCACGGGCGCGCTGGCAGGCGGCCTTGTCCTTGGTTTTCTTGGCTTTTCCGCCCTCGCCCGCCTTGCCCGCGCCCAATTCGGCGGCCAGACCGGGGATGTCGCCGGCGCGGCGGCCCTCCTGGTCGAGATTGCCTTCCTGCTGGGTCTGCTTATCTTCGCGCGGCATCCTTGA
- a CDS encoding sulfite exporter TauE/SafE family protein, protein MLASIPVDHLMWLAGALLAAGFATGILAGLFGIGGGAIIVPVLYEVFGAVGVSDSERMHLSVGTALAIIVPTALRSYFAHRARTKIDNSVLKIWAAPLVVGVIAGTALAAVSDDVVLKIAFVAFAVLMSGKLLFGRESWVLADKLPGRLAMSAYAFGIGLASPLIGISGGGIATVVLTLYRVPIHTAIATSAGLGALIAVPGTIGYVISGIPHLPNLPPLSIGYVSLPGLVLVGGVATLAAPLGARLAHAFTKRQLEVGFGLYLLLVGLRFVIALAGF, encoded by the coding sequence ATGCTCGCTTCCATTCCGGTCGATCATCTGATGTGGCTCGCCGGCGCGTTGCTGGCGGCGGGCTTTGCCACCGGCATCCTCGCCGGGCTGTTCGGCATTGGCGGCGGCGCGATCATCGTCCCCGTGCTCTACGAAGTCTTTGGCGCCGTTGGCGTTTCCGATTCCGAGCGGATGCATCTGTCGGTTGGCACGGCGCTCGCCATCATCGTGCCGACGGCGCTGCGCTCCTATTTCGCCCACCGCGCCCGCACCAAGATCGACAATTCGGTGCTGAAGATCTGGGCCGCGCCGCTGGTCGTCGGCGTTATCGCCGGTACGGCACTGGCGGCGGTGTCTGATGACGTTGTGCTGAAGATCGCCTTCGTCGCCTTCGCGGTGCTGATGTCCGGTAAGCTGTTGTTCGGGCGGGAGAGTTGGGTTCTGGCGGACAAGCTGCCGGGGCGGCTCGCCATGTCCGCCTATGCCTTCGGCATCGGCCTCGCCTCACCGCTGATCGGTATCAGCGGCGGCGGAATCGCCACGGTGGTGCTCACGCTCTACCGCGTGCCGATCCACACGGCGATCGCGACCTCGGCGGGGCTCGGCGCGCTGATCGCGGTGCCCGGCACCATCGGCTATGTCATCAGCGGAATTCCGCACCTGCCGAACTTGCCGCCGCTCTCCATCGGTTATGTCTCGCTGCCCGGCCTCGTGCTGGTCGGCGGCGTGGCGACGCTGGCGGCGCCGCTCGGCGCGCGGCTGGCGCACGCCTTCACCAAGCGCCAGCTTGAGGTCGGCTTCGGGCTCTATCTGCTGCTTGTCGGCCTGCGATTCGTGATCGCTCTCGCCGGATTCTGA